From Sediminibacterium sp. TEGAF015, a single genomic window includes:
- the lpdA gene encoding dihydrolipoyl dehydrogenase: MAYDVIVLGSGPGGYPAAIRASQLGFKVAIIEKESLGGVCLNWGCIPTKALIKSAQVYDYMKHSASYGINATGVQHDFGAVIKRSRGVADKMSKGVQFLMKKNKIDVIMGYGKIKAKGQVEVTAADGSKQIVEGKHIIIATGGRSRALPNLPQDGKKVIGYREAMVLPEQPKSLIVVGSGAIGVEFAYVYNSMGTKVTIVEFMPRIVPVEDEDISKELEKQYKKQGIEIMTNASVESVDTAGAGVKATVKKQDGSVVVLEADVLLSAVGVVANIENIGLEENGIKTEKGKIIVDKFQQTSVPGIYAIGDCSPGQALAHVAAKEGINAAEHIGYMEKKFHHLPEAMDYNNIPGCTYCIPEIASVGYTEKAAKDAGYDIKVGKFPFMASGKASAAGATEGFIKVIYDAKYGEFLGCHMIGTNVTEMIAEAVVARKLETTAHEILNAVHPHPTMSEGLKEATAAAYGEAIDI; encoded by the coding sequence ATGGCATATGATGTAATTGTCTTGGGAAGTGGTCCTGGTGGATACCCCGCAGCAATCCGTGCTTCTCAGCTTGGATTTAAAGTGGCGATCATTGAAAAGGAAAGTTTAGGAGGCGTTTGTTTAAACTGGGGTTGTATCCCAACCAAAGCGCTTATTAAGAGTGCACAAGTGTACGACTACATGAAACATAGTGCCAGCTACGGTATCAACGCAACAGGCGTGCAGCACGACTTTGGTGCGGTAATCAAAAGAAGCCGTGGAGTTGCAGACAAAATGAGTAAAGGAGTTCAATTCTTAATGAAGAAGAACAAGATTGATGTGATCATGGGCTATGGTAAAATTAAAGCCAAGGGTCAAGTTGAGGTAACTGCAGCAGATGGTAGCAAACAAATTGTAGAAGGTAAACATATCATTATAGCAACTGGTGGTAGAAGCCGCGCATTGCCTAATTTACCACAGGATGGTAAAAAGGTAATTGGTTACCGTGAAGCAATGGTTTTGCCTGAGCAGCCTAAGTCTTTGATTGTAGTTGGTAGCGGTGCAATTGGTGTTGAATTTGCTTACGTATACAATAGCATGGGTACCAAAGTAACCATCGTTGAATTCATGCCAAGAATTGTTCCTGTTGAAGACGAAGATATTTCCAAAGAATTGGAAAAGCAATACAAGAAGCAAGGCATTGAAATCATGACCAATGCTTCAGTTGAATCTGTAGATACTGCCGGTGCAGGCGTTAAAGCTACCGTTAAAAAACAAGACGGGTCAGTTGTGGTATTGGAAGCAGATGTATTGTTGAGTGCAGTAGGGGTGGTTGCTAATATTGAAAACATTGGTTTGGAAGAGAACGGTATCAAAACTGAAAAAGGAAAAATCATTGTAGATAAATTCCAGCAGACATCTGTACCTGGTATTTATGCAATTGGTGACTGTTCTCCTGGTCAGGCTTTGGCACACGTTGCTGCTAAAGAAGGTATTAACGCTGCAGAGCATATTGGTTATATGGAGAAGAAATTCCACCATTTGCCTGAAGCAATGGATTATAACAATATCCCCGGATGTACTTATTGCATTCCTGAAATTGCCAGTGTTGGTTATACAGAGAAAGCTGCGAAAGATGCAGGTTATGATATAAAAGTGGGTAAGTTCCCATTCATGGCCAGCGGTAAAGCAAGTGCTGCCGGTGCCACTGAAGGTTTCATAAAAGTTATTTATGATGCTAAATATGGTGAGTTCCTTGGTTGCCACATGATTGGAACCAACGTAACGGAAATGATTGCGGAAGCAGTTGTAGCCCGTAAGTTGGAAACCACTGCACACGAAATTCTGAATGCAGTTCACCCGCACCCAACCATGAGTGAGGGCTTAAAAGAAGCGACTGCTGCAGCTTATGGTGAAGCAATTGATATCTAA
- a CDS encoding SAM hydrolase/SAM-dependent halogenase family protein, which translates to MPILTLSSDIGQRDFIVGAIKGQFLQTIPDLNLVDITHDLSQTNLPLAAYICSNAFRFYPAGTFHLVLMNVFENEVNHVLIAHHQGQHIICADNGLITMMTGEKPAQIIRVPIQQKAGLLSITQEISIALAKIFKEGRVTAAGSVTQQMVEKYPLKPTVGENWIEGQILFIDNFENVVVNITQKDFEEHRKGRNFKIEVKRQEVIEKISENYATVPEHGKIAWFNSAGYLEIALRNGNMAGLFGLQGYNEQMQRSGVSNGNKWFYQTIRVFFE; encoded by the coding sequence ATGCCTATACTGACCCTGAGTTCTGATATTGGCCAACGAGACTTTATTGTTGGTGCCATCAAGGGTCAATTCCTGCAAACCATACCCGACTTGAATCTGGTGGATATTACCCACGATTTGTCGCAAACGAATTTGCCACTGGCTGCTTATATCTGCAGCAATGCATTTCGCTTTTATCCGGCAGGTACATTTCATCTCGTTTTAATGAATGTTTTTGAAAATGAAGTCAATCATGTTTTAATTGCCCATCACCAGGGGCAGCATATTATTTGTGCCGATAATGGTCTTATAACCATGATGACAGGAGAAAAGCCGGCACAGATTATTCGCGTCCCCATTCAGCAAAAAGCGGGTTTGCTCTCTATTACACAAGAAATTTCTATTGCTTTGGCTAAGATATTTAAGGAGGGAAGGGTTACCGCTGCGGGATCGGTTACGCAGCAAATGGTAGAGAAATATCCGCTGAAGCCCACCGTGGGTGAAAACTGGATTGAGGGACAGATTCTGTTTATAGACAATTTTGAGAACGTAGTGGTTAATATCACTCAGAAAGACTTTGAAGAGCATCGGAAAGGAAGAAATTTCAAAATTGAAGTGAAGCGACAGGAAGTGATTGAGAAAATTAGCGAAAACTATGCTACTGTGCCAGAACATGGTAAAATTGCCTGGTTTAATTCGGCCGGATACCTTGAAATAGCCCTTAGAAACGGGAACATGGCAGGGCTGTTTGGACTGCAGGGATACAACGAACAAATGCAACGTTCAGGTGTTTCCAATGGAAATAAATGGTTTTACCAGACCATTCGCGTATTCTTTGAATAA
- a CDS encoding SDR family oxidoreductase, which produces MSAFQNKVVVITGGSEGIGKALVTLFLDAGAKVATCGRNYDKLYQLQSANSGKPLIIHTADVSKEQDCINFIQVVVKQFGTIDILINNAGVSMRSLVEDASFDAIRKVMDINFWGTVYCTKLAMPYILKNNGTIVGVSSIAGFRGLPGRSGYSASKYAVNGWLESLRTELLDSGTNVMWVCPGFTTSNIRNAALDKSGLPNGESKMNEDKMMSAEECAQHIAKAIEKRKRTLVLTFTGKRTVFLNKFFPSWADRLVRNFFFKNGQLVK; this is translated from the coding sequence ATGTCGGCGTTTCAAAACAAAGTGGTGGTTATTACCGGAGGTTCAGAGGGGATAGGGAAAGCATTGGTTACTTTATTTCTAGATGCTGGTGCTAAAGTGGCAACCTGCGGAAGAAATTATGATAAATTATATCAGTTGCAATCCGCCAATTCCGGCAAACCATTGATAATTCACACGGCCGATGTGAGCAAAGAGCAGGATTGTATCAATTTTATTCAGGTGGTTGTTAAACAATTTGGTACCATCGATATTTTAATCAACAATGCAGGGGTTTCTATGCGTTCATTGGTAGAAGATGCCAGTTTTGATGCCATCCGGAAAGTAATGGATATTAATTTCTGGGGTACGGTGTATTGCACCAAATTGGCGATGCCTTATATTCTTAAAAACAACGGAACCATTGTTGGGGTTTCCTCAATCGCAGGATTCCGTGGCCTTCCCGGAAGAAGCGGTTATTCTGCATCCAAATATGCTGTGAATGGCTGGTTAGAAAGTTTAAGAACTGAGCTGTTGGATTCCGGTACCAATGTGATGTGGGTTTGTCCCGGATTTACTACCAGCAATATTCGTAATGCAGCATTGGATAAATCGGGTTTGCCCAATGGAGAGTCTAAAATGAACGAAGATAAAATGATGTCTGCCGAAGAATGCGCGCAGCATATTGCCAAAGCAATCGAAAAAAGAAAGCGCACACTGGTTCTTACTTTCACCGGAAAACGCACAGTGTTTCTGAATAAATTCTTCCCTTCCTGGGCAGATCGTCTGGTGCGTAATTTTTTCTTTAAAAATGGGCAATTGGTAAAATAA
- a CDS encoding PAS domain S-box protein, with translation MSLLKVDQLLPTQLLNSLIFSVVITDLSGRFLYVNPLFQHKFSHISTDLTQNHFADTVYAEDVKACNEAARTCIKHPVQPVSITVRKACEGEEFFWTHWEISAVKDEAGNVIGIMSVGHDVTTTETNNEKATELSESRAYVKESTHEDEDLALLSLVAHNTTNAVVITDKDENITWVNEGFVRIMGYTEAEVKGKKIYFFLDGAQEVTDKIKKRIRYSLDNKLAFTEEVKVVNKRNKLVWLELNGKPLFDAANTYIGFMSTDNDITKRKNAEQEQRETLERLSLATDSAQIGVWEVDLTDGNTFWDEKMYDLYGFAKDTPFPPYKIFKKMMHPDDKEMMKKILSGLAEGKKSIDSAIYRINMPNGKIRYIEAHAIAQKSADGKPIRLIGTNRNITDDIAVQEKMKTQNKVLRDIAFIQSHEVRRPLANILGVIEVLNSSNSVQNKEIFDHLIESANELDMQIRSIVKKTNNLDGIFSNG, from the coding sequence ATGAGTCTATTGAAAGTAGATCAATTGCTGCCAACGCAATTATTGAATTCATTGATTTTTTCTGTAGTCATCACTGACTTATCAGGAAGGTTCTTGTACGTGAATCCATTGTTCCAACACAAGTTCTCTCATATTTCCACCGACCTAACTCAAAATCATTTTGCGGATACTGTTTATGCAGAAGACGTAAAAGCCTGTAATGAAGCTGCGCGAACCTGCATTAAACATCCGGTTCAGCCCGTTTCCATCACAGTAAGAAAAGCTTGTGAAGGGGAAGAGTTTTTCTGGACACATTGGGAAATTTCAGCGGTAAAAGATGAGGCGGGTAATGTAATTGGTATTATGTCTGTAGGCCATGATGTTACTACTACAGAAACCAATAATGAGAAAGCTACAGAGCTATCCGAGAGCAGGGCATATGTAAAAGAGTCCACCCACGAAGACGAAGACCTGGCTTTATTGTCATTGGTTGCACACAACACAACCAATGCGGTAGTCATAACCGATAAGGATGAAAATATTACCTGGGTAAACGAAGGGTTTGTACGTATCATGGGGTATACGGAAGCAGAAGTTAAGGGTAAAAAAATCTATTTCTTCCTGGATGGTGCACAAGAAGTAACGGATAAAATCAAGAAAAGAATTCGTTATTCACTCGATAATAAACTCGCTTTTACCGAAGAAGTAAAAGTGGTTAACAAGCGGAATAAATTGGTATGGCTGGAATTGAACGGTAAGCCTTTGTTTGATGCAGCCAATACATATATAGGTTTCATGTCTACAGACAATGATATTACAAAACGTAAGAATGCAGAACAGGAGCAAAGAGAAACACTGGAAAGACTTTCTCTGGCTACAGACTCTGCTCAAATTGGTGTTTGGGAAGTAGACCTAACAGATGGCAATACATTCTGGGACGAAAAAATGTATGACCTATATGGATTTGCCAAAGACACACCATTTCCTCCATATAAGATCTTCAAGAAAATGATGCATCCGGATGACAAGGAAATGATGAAGAAGATATTATCTGGATTAGCTGAGGGAAAAAAATCCATTGATTCTGCCATCTATCGAATCAATATGCCTAACGGTAAAATCCGTTACATTGAAGCACACGCTATTGCTCAGAAATCTGCCGATGGAAAGCCGATACGTTTAATTGGTACCAACCGTAATATCACTGATGATATTGCCGTGCAGGAAAAAATGAAAACACAAAACAAGGTCTTGCGCGATATCGCTTTTATTCAGTCTCATGAAGTAAGAAGACCATTAGCGAATATTCTTGGTGTGATTGAAGTATTAAACAGCAGTAACTCAGTTCAGAACAAGGAAATCTTTGATCACCTTATTGAAAGTGCTAACGAGTTAGATATGCAAATCAGAAGTATCGTTAAAAAGACGAATAATCTGGATGGTATTTTTTCTAATGGTTAA
- the kdsA gene encoding 3-deoxy-8-phosphooctulonate synthase, whose protein sequence is MLPNFLQDLFKNQQYNPESFFLIAGPCVVESEEIVMEIADTVSKHCKRLGIPYVFKASYRKANRTSASSFTGLGDETGLSLIKKVGETYQLPTTSDIHAHEEAAMAAPFIDILQIPAFLCRQTDLLEAAAETQKIVNVKKGQFLSGASMKFAVEKIQRAGNQQIMLTERGNTFGYQDLVVDYRNLPIMQSHGVPVIMDCTHSLQQPNQTSGVTGGNPEMIGTIAKAAIATGANGLFIETHPNPSVAKSDGANMLPLQVLPALLEQLVRLREVVVKL, encoded by the coding sequence ATGTTGCCTAATTTTTTGCAGGATTTATTTAAAAATCAACAATACAATCCCGAATCTTTTTTTCTGATTGCAGGCCCCTGTGTGGTAGAATCTGAAGAAATTGTAATGGAAATTGCAGACACGGTAAGTAAGCACTGTAAAAGACTGGGCATACCTTATGTATTTAAGGCAAGTTATAGAAAAGCCAACAGAACCAGTGCAAGTTCCTTCACCGGATTAGGCGACGAAACCGGCCTTTCCTTAATTAAAAAAGTAGGTGAAACCTATCAGTTACCTACCACTTCAGATATTCATGCGCACGAAGAAGCGGCTATGGCTGCGCCCTTTATAGACATTCTTCAGATTCCTGCTTTCCTTTGCAGACAAACCGACTTACTGGAAGCAGCAGCTGAAACACAAAAAATCGTGAATGTTAAAAAAGGGCAATTCCTCAGTGGAGCGTCTATGAAATTTGCAGTAGAAAAAATTCAGCGTGCAGGCAACCAGCAAATCATGCTTACGGAAAGAGGAAATACTTTCGGATACCAGGACCTGGTTGTTGATTATCGCAACCTACCGATTATGCAAAGCCACGGAGTTCCAGTTATCATGGATTGTACGCACTCTTTGCAACAACCCAATCAAACCTCAGGCGTAACCGGTGGAAACCCCGAAATGATTGGCACCATTGCCAAAGCAGCTATTGCCACTGGCGCAAACGGCTTATTCATAGAAACCCACCCGAATCCATCTGTTGCCAAAAGCGACGGAGCAAATATGTTACCGCTGCAAGTATTGCCTGCATTATTGGAACAACTGGTAAGGTTAAGAGAAGTCGTAGTAAAATTATAA